A single window of Nocardioides baekrokdamisoli DNA harbors:
- the smc gene encoding chromosome segregation protein SMC, with the protein MYLKSLTLKGFKSFASATTLQLEPGITCIVGPNGSGKSNVVDALAWVMGEQGAKSLRGGKMEDVIFAGTAGRAPLGRAEVALTIDNSDGALPIEYAEVTISRTMFRNGGSEYAINGSTCRLLDVQELLSDSGIGREMHVIVGQGQLDTVLHATPEDRRGFIEEAAGVLKHRKRKEKALRKLESTDGNLTRLQDLLTELRRQLGPLGRQAEVARQAQTVQLDVRDARARLLADDLVQAQQSMESDAADESALLARRAEVETSIAAAREQEAALEAALREDLPALAQAQDTVFQLGSVRERLRGLQSLAAERQRNARSLPAVPAGRDPDELEAEAAVVAEQETVLQGEVAGFRTSLDAAVVDRQAAEAAHAEEERRLSAVARAAADRREGLARLIGQVNALKSRAAAADEEVGRLAEARTQAQARAEKAQRDFTALETQVAGLDAGEESLDGEYEAAAAGLEEIELKLADAQAEASAADREKTALSARKDALEMGLDRKDGAGALLGSDLGGVLGSVASLVSVKTGYEAALAAALGTAADAVVVADAAAAVAALGELKTGDLGRAGLLFDASPASTAKAPPGADLLIEAVTCPQGLRAALTRLIGHVVVVDSLEDARRAVKGNDELVAVTRDGDIFGSSFAHGGSSSVPSLIEVQAAVDETTERLKTATATAERVTFALAQLEAERKDAKARVDVALARLHESDARLAAVAEELGHHGATARAARGEAERLTESIENLRASREEAVVQLADLEERLAHAEEEPDVEPDLGPQVDLATAAALARQAELEARLALRTGEERARALHGRSAALLASAHGERVARAEAIAQRERLMREGAAAEAVAFAVATVLARVEVSIHRGDEAKAAVEAGRVEREQSLMAGRTTLRTLAAELEQLVNDVHRDELARAQQRMRIEQLEEQALETLGLDPAGLVEGFGPHLPVPVISTSTIDGSLVESGETVPYVRDEQAARLKKAERALSQLGRINPLALEEYSALEERHKFLTEQLEDLKATRKDLLDIVKEVDARVQQVFAEAYADVEKAFVETFARLFPGGEGRIFLTNPDDMLSTGVEVEARPPGKKVKRLSLLSGGERSLVAVAFLVALFKARPSPFYILDEVEAALDDTNLGRLLEIYEELRAHSQLLVITHQKRTMEVGDALYGVTMRGDGVSTVISQRLRDERSA; encoded by the coding sequence TTGTATCTGAAGAGCCTCACGCTCAAGGGCTTCAAGTCCTTCGCGTCCGCGACGACCCTTCAGCTCGAGCCCGGCATCACCTGCATCGTCGGACCCAACGGATCCGGCAAGTCCAACGTCGTCGACGCCCTCGCCTGGGTCATGGGCGAGCAGGGTGCCAAGAGCCTGCGCGGCGGCAAGATGGAGGACGTCATCTTCGCCGGGACGGCCGGCCGCGCCCCGCTGGGCCGCGCCGAGGTCGCCCTCACGATCGACAATTCCGACGGCGCACTGCCGATCGAGTACGCCGAGGTGACGATCAGCCGCACCATGTTCCGCAACGGCGGATCCGAGTACGCCATCAACGGCTCGACCTGCCGACTCCTCGACGTCCAGGAACTCCTGAGCGACTCCGGCATCGGCCGCGAGATGCACGTCATTGTCGGCCAGGGTCAGCTCGACACCGTTCTGCACGCGACTCCCGAGGACCGCCGCGGGTTCATCGAGGAGGCGGCTGGCGTCCTCAAGCACCGCAAGCGCAAGGAGAAGGCGCTTCGCAAGCTCGAGTCCACCGACGGCAATCTGACCCGGTTGCAGGACCTGCTGACCGAACTCCGCCGCCAGCTCGGCCCGCTCGGTCGTCAGGCAGAGGTCGCCCGCCAGGCACAGACGGTCCAACTGGACGTACGCGACGCCCGGGCGCGCCTGTTGGCAGACGACCTGGTGCAGGCTCAGCAGTCGATGGAGAGCGACGCCGCCGATGAGTCGGCGTTGCTGGCGCGGCGTGCGGAGGTCGAGACCTCGATTGCCGCAGCCCGGGAGCAGGAGGCTGCACTTGAGGCAGCCCTACGTGAGGACCTCCCGGCGCTGGCGCAGGCGCAGGACACGGTCTTCCAGTTGGGCAGCGTCCGCGAACGTCTGCGAGGTCTGCAGTCGCTCGCCGCCGAGCGCCAGCGCAATGCGCGATCCCTGCCGGCGGTGCCGGCCGGTCGCGATCCCGACGAACTCGAGGCCGAAGCCGCCGTCGTCGCCGAGCAGGAGACAGTGCTCCAGGGCGAAGTGGCCGGATTCCGTACGTCCCTCGACGCGGCAGTCGTCGACCGCCAGGCGGCCGAAGCCGCCCACGCCGAGGAGGAACGCCGACTCAGCGCCGTCGCTCGGGCTGCCGCGGACCGTCGCGAAGGCCTGGCTCGCCTGATCGGTCAGGTCAATGCGCTCAAGTCCCGGGCTGCCGCAGCGGACGAAGAGGTCGGCCGTCTCGCCGAGGCGCGTACGCAGGCCCAGGCGCGGGCCGAGAAGGCGCAGCGTGACTTCACCGCTCTGGAGACCCAGGTCGCGGGCCTGGACGCGGGGGAGGAGAGCCTCGACGGAGAGTACGAAGCCGCCGCCGCCGGACTCGAGGAGATCGAGCTCAAGCTCGCCGACGCCCAGGCTGAGGCCAGTGCCGCTGACCGCGAGAAGACCGCGCTGAGCGCGCGCAAGGACGCCCTGGAGATGGGCCTCGATCGCAAGGACGGCGCCGGAGCACTGCTCGGAAGCGATCTCGGTGGCGTACTCGGATCCGTCGCGTCTCTCGTCTCGGTGAAGACGGGGTACGAGGCCGCGTTGGCGGCAGCGCTCGGCACTGCGGCAGATGCCGTCGTGGTGGCCGATGCGGCCGCCGCCGTGGCTGCGCTCGGCGAACTCAAGACCGGTGACCTCGGTCGGGCCGGCCTCCTCTTCGACGCCAGCCCGGCCTCGACCGCGAAGGCGCCGCCGGGGGCGGACCTGTTGATCGAGGCAGTCACCTGCCCGCAGGGCCTCCGCGCCGCACTCACTCGGTTGATCGGTCACGTCGTCGTGGTCGATTCCTTGGAGGACGCCCGCCGGGCGGTCAAGGGGAACGACGAGCTGGTTGCGGTAACGCGCGACGGCGACATCTTCGGCAGTTCCTTCGCGCACGGTGGCTCGTCGAGCGTGCCGAGCCTCATCGAGGTCCAGGCTGCGGTCGATGAGACCACTGAGCGGCTCAAGACAGCAACCGCAACGGCCGAACGCGTCACGTTCGCACTGGCCCAGCTGGAGGCCGAGCGCAAGGATGCGAAGGCGCGCGTCGACGTGGCGCTGGCCCGGTTGCACGAATCCGATGCCCGGCTGGCAGCTGTGGCCGAGGAGCTCGGTCACCACGGTGCCACGGCTCGCGCCGCTCGCGGCGAGGCCGAGCGCCTGACCGAATCGATCGAGAACCTCCGTGCCTCTCGCGAGGAGGCGGTCGTTCAGTTGGCCGACCTCGAGGAGCGACTCGCCCACGCCGAGGAAGAGCCGGACGTGGAACCGGATCTCGGTCCGCAGGTGGACCTGGCGACCGCAGCAGCGCTGGCCCGCCAGGCCGAACTGGAGGCGCGACTGGCTCTCCGCACAGGCGAGGAACGCGCCCGAGCCCTGCACGGCCGCTCGGCAGCGCTGCTCGCCAGCGCCCACGGTGAACGAGTCGCTCGCGCCGAAGCAATCGCGCAGCGAGAACGTCTGATGCGCGAAGGTGCCGCCGCCGAGGCCGTCGCCTTCGCGGTTGCCACGGTGCTGGCTCGTGTCGAGGTGTCCATCCACCGCGGCGACGAGGCCAAGGCCGCGGTCGAGGCAGGCCGCGTGGAGCGCGAGCAGTCCCTGATGGCCGGTCGCACCACGTTGCGTACGCTCGCCGCCGAGCTCGAACAGCTCGTCAACGACGTCCACCGCGACGAACTCGCTCGCGCCCAGCAGCGGATGCGGATCGAGCAGTTGGAGGAGCAGGCCCTCGAGACCCTGGGTCTCGACCCGGCCGGGCTGGTCGAGGGCTTCGGCCCACACCTGCCGGTCCCGGTGATCTCGACGAGCACGATCGACGGGTCGCTGGTCGAGTCCGGAGAAACCGTCCCGTACGTGCGTGACGAGCAGGCGGCTCGACTCAAGAAGGCCGAGCGCGCGCTCTCGCAACTCGGCCGGATCAACCCGCTCGCGCTGGAGGAGTACAGCGCGCTGGAGGAGCGGCACAAGTTCCTCACCGAGCAACTCGAGGACCTCAAGGCCACCCGCAAGGACCTGCTCGACATCGTCAAGGAGGTCGACGCACGGGTGCAGCAGGTCTTCGCCGAGGCGTACGCCGACGTCGAGAAGGCCTTCGTGGAGACGTTCGCCCGGCTGTTCCCGGGCGGCGAGGGCCGGATCTTCCTCACGAACCCCGACGACATGCTGTCCACCGGCGTCGAGGTCGAGGCCCGGCCACCGGGCAAGAAGGTCAAGCGGCTCTCGCTGCTCTCCGGCGGTGAGCGGTCGCTGGTCGCGGTGGCGTTCCTCGTCGCGCTCTTCAAGGCGCGTCCGAGCCCGTTCTACATCCTTGACGAGGTCGAGGCGGCGCTCGACGACACCAACCTCGGTCGTCTGCTCGAGATCTACGAGGAGTTGCGCGCTCACTCACAGCTGCTGGTCATCACCCACCAGAAGCGGACCATGGAGGTCGGCGACGCCCTGTACGGCGTGACGATGCGCGGCGATGGTGTCTCGACGGTGATCAGCCAGCGGCTACGGGACGAGCGCTCCGCCTGA
- a CDS encoding MFS transporter: MATVETQSQSAAPDLPIGYQFRWFVMAVVIIADVMDLLDSTIAQLAGPSILRDLGGGNTTLQWILAGYTLAFAVGLITSSRAGDLYGRKQMFVIGMAGFTLFSLACGLAPTAGWLIAFRVLQGLFGAVMIPQGFAMVKQSFPEDELQKAFIPFGPIMGLSAVLGPIIAGFLIDANLFGSHWRSIFLINVPVGLIGVYLSVRYLPNIPRDRNARLDPVGGLLITIASGLLIYPLVQGRDLGWPAWTYVMMAGSALVFGLFAWSERRSSHPVIEPSLFKNRGFVAGVIFLGTFFVGMVGLGLVMNLYLQLGLGYTPRHSAIVSTPYAFGMAFGAALSGALLGPKFGRHVMHAGLLITAIGMGAFALVVGSGVTSGWELTGPFVVAGFGSGLIFAPMFDIILADLSDREVGTASGVLNAIQQFAGALGVAVLGTLFFNWLPARGFAHATELTAWMTVGCYGLAFLAAFLLPLKAREGAGH, encoded by the coding sequence ATGGCAACCGTTGAAACACAGTCGCAGTCCGCGGCGCCCGATCTCCCGATCGGTTACCAATTCCGGTGGTTCGTGATGGCGGTGGTGATCATCGCCGACGTCATGGACCTGCTCGACAGCACGATCGCCCAGCTGGCCGGCCCCTCGATCCTCCGCGATCTCGGCGGTGGCAACACCACGCTGCAATGGATCCTGGCCGGCTACACGCTCGCGTTCGCCGTCGGCCTCATCACCTCCTCACGGGCAGGTGACCTGTACGGCCGCAAGCAGATGTTCGTCATCGGCATGGCCGGCTTCACGCTGTTCTCGCTGGCTTGCGGGCTGGCACCCACAGCCGGATGGCTGATCGCCTTCCGTGTCCTCCAAGGCCTCTTCGGGGCCGTGATGATCCCGCAGGGCTTCGCGATGGTGAAGCAGTCCTTCCCCGAGGACGAGCTGCAGAAGGCCTTCATCCCGTTCGGGCCGATCATGGGCCTCTCAGCCGTGCTCGGGCCGATCATCGCCGGATTCCTCATCGACGCGAACCTCTTCGGCTCCCACTGGCGCTCGATCTTCCTGATCAACGTGCCCGTCGGCCTGATCGGCGTCTATCTCTCGGTCCGCTACCTGCCCAACATCCCACGGGATCGCAACGCCCGCCTCGACCCGGTCGGCGGCCTGCTGATCACCATCGCCTCAGGCCTGCTGATCTACCCGTTGGTGCAGGGGCGTGACCTCGGCTGGCCGGCGTGGACGTACGTGATGATGGCCGGGTCCGCGCTTGTCTTCGGGCTCTTCGCGTGGAGCGAGCGCCGCAGCTCGCACCCGGTGATCGAGCCGTCGCTGTTCAAGAACCGCGGCTTCGTCGCCGGGGTGATCTTCCTCGGCACCTTCTTCGTCGGCATGGTCGGTCTCGGCCTGGTGATGAACCTCTACCTCCAGCTCGGCCTCGGCTACACCCCGCGCCACAGCGCCATCGTGTCCACTCCGTACGCCTTCGGCATGGCGTTCGGCGCAGCGCTCTCCGGCGCGCTCCTCGGCCCGAAGTTCGGCCGTCATGTGATGCACGCCGGACTGTTGATCACCGCGATCGGCATGGGCGCGTTCGCCCTCGTCGTCGGGAGCGGCGTGACATCCGGATGGGAACTCACCGGCCCGTTCGTGGTGGCCGGATTCGGCTCAGGCCTGATCTTCGCGCCGATGTTCGACATCATCCTGGCCGACCTCAGCGACCGCGAGGTCGGGACGGCGTCGGGCGTACTCAATGCGATCCAGCAGTTCGCCGGAGCTCTCGGGGTGGCCGTGCTCGGGACGCTGTTCTTCAACTGGTTGCCGGCGCGCGGGTTCGCGCATGCGACCGAACTGACGGCCTGGATGACCGTGGGTTGCTACGGGCTGGCGTTCCTCGCCGCTTTCCTGTTGCCGTTGAAGGCACGGGAGGGCGCAGGTCACTGA
- the ftsY gene encoding signal recognition particle-docking protein FtsY, which produces MTLIVVLSVLAVLVLGGGTAALVVRGRQSAALPKPAARPELARPSVVEQPAEPEAQPTTETPESSASRLTRLKQRLAGSNALGRGLLALISRDQLDDATWESIEDLLIGSDLGVKASTELVEKVRTRLRVEGGDARTILKDELVTLLDPAADRRLQVTGEGGKPGIVLVVGVNGAGKTTTVGKLARILVAEDRKVVLGAADTFRAAAADQLETWGSRVGVEVVRGAEGADPSSVAFDAAKEGVDHGLDTVVIDTAGRLQNKQGLMDELGKVKRVTEKQAPVTETLLVLDATTGQNGLVQARVFNEAVDITGVVLTKLDGSAKGGIVVQVQQELGVPVKLVGLGEGPDDLAPFSPEAFVDALLG; this is translated from the coding sequence ATGACGCTCATCGTGGTGCTGTCCGTCCTGGCCGTCCTGGTTCTCGGCGGTGGCACCGCTGCGCTGGTCGTACGCGGCCGCCAGTCGGCTGCCCTCCCGAAGCCCGCCGCCCGGCCGGAGCTCGCCCGGCCGAGCGTGGTGGAGCAGCCGGCCGAGCCCGAGGCCCAGCCGACCACTGAGACGCCGGAGAGCAGCGCCTCCCGGCTCACGCGTCTCAAGCAGCGCCTGGCCGGTTCCAACGCGCTCGGCCGCGGACTGCTCGCGCTCATCTCCCGGGACCAGTTGGACGACGCGACCTGGGAGAGCATCGAGGACCTCCTGATCGGTTCCGACCTCGGGGTCAAGGCATCCACGGAACTCGTGGAGAAGGTGCGTACGCGCCTCCGCGTCGAGGGCGGGGACGCCAGAACGATCCTCAAGGACGAACTGGTCACCCTGCTGGACCCTGCCGCCGACCGGCGCCTCCAGGTCACCGGTGAGGGCGGCAAGCCGGGCATCGTGCTGGTGGTCGGCGTGAACGGTGCCGGCAAGACGACGACCGTCGGCAAACTCGCACGCATTCTGGTGGCCGAGGACCGCAAGGTCGTCCTCGGCGCCGCAGACACGTTCCGCGCCGCTGCCGCAGACCAGCTGGAGACGTGGGGCAGCCGCGTCGGTGTGGAGGTCGTACGCGGCGCTGAAGGCGCTGACCCCTCCAGCGTGGCCTTCGACGCTGCCAAGGAGGGTGTCGATCACGGCCTCGACACGGTGGTCATCGACACCGCCGGTCGTCTGCAGAACAAGCAGGGTCTGATGGACGAGTTGGGCAAGGTCAAGCGCGTCACCGAGAAGCAGGCGCCGGTCACCGAGACCCTGCTGGTGCTCGACGCGACCACCGGTCAGAACGGTCTGGTCCAGGCGCGGGTCTTCAACGAGGCCGTCGACATCACCGGGGTCGTGCTCACCAAGCTGGATGGTTCAGCGAAGGGCGGGATCGTGGTCCAGGTGCAACAGGAGCTGGGTGTCCCGGTCAAGCTGGTCGGCCTCGGTGAGGGCCCCGATGACCTGGCTCCCTTCAGCCCCGAGGCCTTCGTCGACGCCCTGCTCGGCTGA
- a CDS encoding glycosyltransferase family protein, producing MLARIRELLERRPHLGPILLICAIVVVANGLYLTGIRDSDPLGTRAGLAPAAHGWVAGRTTIDRNDGYTSQALGHLAATDLLHGHLPLWNEYEGVGTPLLGEMQSAALFPPTLLNALPNGILYEHILLEMLGGAATYLLLIRLRRSRLAALTGGVSFAVMGVFVWLTNAAFNPIAFLPVCLLAVQGMADAAREGRRSAYWALLGFGIGMSLLSGFPETAALDGMLVAAFAVMRWVQLRGFRRRFTLGVLGGGVAGVALAAPALVAFVDYLGFAAVGGHGGAFGGAWLPARALPMLGLPYAYGPIFPVEFGRRTTIDGLWGAVGGYLTLTTLVVAVLAFRRSTRRAEVWLFGIASLIALGRIYGPAPIVWVFDLIPGMTKVSTTRYLPPIVAMCACVLVAYGIDSLRVPRRKTRLAATVAVLVALAFAGGALFLVSDSAVHGRWWWYGISVGWAAALLLMIGLGLRQADAGRAQRARRMIAAVVMLDAVAMFMVPQLSAPSKVQIDRPAVAFLQSHVGLGRVYSISVMAANYGSYFGIAQLNVNDLPFPRTFAQYAEEDLDPGTTAVPIFPGGMKDSDGPVRRRDTALVANFEAFREAGVAYVVTARNQLSLTQGLSVGMRLVYNDGFIRIWEVPHPKPYFETVGTPCRTDFAGRYSVTVTCSQPSVLVRREMYAPGWTARVNGHGAAITAYAPPGSSVGLFQWVSLPAGRSTVTFAYRPRGLDAALVAAAVSALAMGGGWVVSLIGARRRRRADMSETSAS from the coding sequence ATGCTCGCGCGAATCCGGGAACTGCTGGAACGCCGCCCGCACCTCGGTCCGATCCTGCTGATCTGCGCGATCGTCGTCGTCGCGAACGGGCTGTATCTCACCGGCATCCGCGACAGCGATCCGCTGGGTACGCGTGCCGGGTTGGCCCCCGCAGCGCACGGGTGGGTCGCCGGGCGTACGACCATCGACCGGAATGACGGGTACACCTCCCAGGCGTTGGGGCACCTTGCGGCGACTGACCTTCTTCACGGCCATCTGCCGCTGTGGAACGAGTACGAAGGTGTCGGTACGCCCCTGCTCGGCGAGATGCAGAGCGCCGCGCTCTTTCCGCCGACCCTGCTGAACGCCTTGCCGAACGGGATCCTCTACGAGCACATCCTGTTGGAGATGCTGGGCGGGGCTGCGACGTATCTCCTGTTGATCCGGCTACGACGCAGTCGCCTCGCGGCGCTGACCGGCGGGGTGTCGTTTGCAGTGATGGGCGTGTTCGTGTGGCTCACGAATGCGGCGTTCAATCCGATCGCCTTCCTGCCGGTGTGCCTGCTCGCGGTGCAGGGGATGGCAGATGCTGCCCGGGAGGGGCGCCGGTCGGCGTACTGGGCTCTGCTGGGCTTCGGGATCGGCATGTCGTTGCTGTCGGGCTTCCCGGAGACCGCGGCCCTCGACGGGATGCTGGTGGCGGCGTTCGCCGTCATGCGCTGGGTCCAGCTTCGTGGTTTCCGGCGACGCTTCACCCTCGGCGTGCTGGGCGGTGGTGTCGCAGGTGTCGCCCTGGCGGCGCCAGCGCTCGTGGCGTTTGTCGACTACCTCGGTTTCGCGGCCGTCGGCGGTCACGGGGGAGCCTTCGGTGGGGCCTGGTTGCCGGCGAGGGCGCTCCCGATGCTGGGGCTGCCGTACGCCTACGGACCGATCTTTCCGGTCGAGTTCGGCAGGCGTACGACCATCGACGGACTGTGGGGCGCTGTTGGCGGCTACCTCACGCTGACGACGCTGGTGGTGGCTGTCCTGGCCTTCCGCCGCAGCACCCGCCGGGCCGAGGTCTGGTTGTTCGGCATCGCCAGCCTGATCGCACTCGGTCGTATCTACGGCCCGGCTCCGATCGTGTGGGTCTTCGACCTGATCCCCGGCATGACCAAGGTGAGCACCACGCGCTACCTGCCGCCGATCGTCGCGATGTGCGCCTGCGTCCTGGTCGCGTACGGGATCGACTCCCTCCGCGTACCCCGCCGCAAGACGCGTCTGGCGGCGACGGTCGCCGTCCTCGTCGCGCTGGCATTCGCTGGGGGAGCGCTGTTCCTGGTCTCCGACTCCGCGGTGCACGGTCGCTGGTGGTGGTACGGAATCTCGGTGGGGTGGGCCGCCGCGCTGCTGCTGATGATCGGTCTCGGGCTACGACAGGCCGATGCCGGTCGTGCCCAGCGCGCGCGTCGGATGATCGCGGCAGTCGTGATGCTCGATGCGGTGGCGATGTTCATGGTCCCGCAGCTCAGTGCGCCGTCCAAGGTCCAGATCGATCGCCCCGCGGTCGCGTTCCTGCAGTCGCATGTGGGGCTGGGTCGCGTCTACAGCATCAGCGTGATGGCCGCGAACTACGGCTCCTACTTCGGCATCGCGCAGCTGAACGTCAACGACCTGCCGTTCCCGCGGACCTTCGCGCAGTACGCCGAGGAGGATCTGGACCCCGGCACCACAGCGGTGCCGATCTTCCCGGGTGGGATGAAGGACAGCGACGGTCCGGTCCGGCGTCGGGACACCGCGCTGGTCGCCAACTTCGAGGCATTCCGCGAAGCCGGCGTCGCCTACGTCGTGACGGCCCGGAACCAACTGAGCCTGACCCAGGGCCTCTCGGTCGGGATGCGGCTGGTCTACAACGACGGGTTCATCCGGATCTGGGAGGTGCCGCACCCGAAGCCGTACTTCGAGACCGTCGGTACGCCCTGCCGGACCGACTTCGCCGGCCGATACTCGGTGACCGTGACCTGCTCGCAGCCCTCGGTGCTGGTCCGTCGTGAGATGTACGCGCCCGGCTGGACGGCCAGGGTCAACGGTCATGGGGCCGCGATCACCGCGTACGCGCCTCCCGGGTCGAGCGTCGGCCTGTTCCAGTGGGTGTCCCTTCCTGCGGGTCGGAGCACCGTCACGTTCGCGTACCGACCGCGTGGTCTGGATGCGGCGTTGGTGGCCGCAGCTGTGAGTGCGCTCGCGATGGGCGGCGGGTGGGTCGTCTCACTGATCGGTGCGCGTCGACGCCGCCGGGCAGACATGTCGGAGACTTCGGCCTCGTGA
- a CDS encoding TetR/AcrR family transcriptional regulator: MTDRPPITPWKSIPGNAVPWKSGGPSGPGRTKLSVDVIVDVAMRQLRARGYDAVTMRSIATELGTGPASLYAHVANRNELDSLVNARISSMAYVPDPDPDPGRWDEQIAEVARELLRLYREHPGTARCTMGNMPASIEALDPVEKIFAILRAGGVPDQDAAWFGDQFSLYVASFAMEEDIWKSRARADNLSEAEAWDHIPPVFANLSATRFPVLTSLAGALTNGDADERFNFGVDLMIQGLKARKG, encoded by the coding sequence ATGACTGACCGCCCGCCGATCACCCCGTGGAAGAGCATCCCCGGGAACGCGGTCCCGTGGAAGAGCGGCGGACCGTCGGGCCCGGGACGTACGAAGCTCTCCGTCGACGTCATCGTCGATGTGGCAATGCGGCAGTTGCGCGCACGGGGATATGACGCGGTCACCATGCGGTCGATCGCCACGGAACTCGGCACCGGGCCGGCGAGCCTGTACGCCCACGTCGCCAACCGCAACGAACTCGACTCGCTGGTCAACGCCCGGATCAGTTCGATGGCGTACGTCCCGGACCCGGACCCGGACCCGGGGCGCTGGGACGAGCAGATCGCCGAGGTCGCCCGCGAACTCCTTCGCCTCTACCGCGAGCATCCAGGCACCGCGCGCTGCACCATGGGCAACATGCCGGCCTCCATCGAGGCCCTCGACCCGGTCGAGAAGATCTTCGCGATCCTGCGCGCCGGCGGCGTACCCGATCAGGATGCGGCCTGGTTCGGTGACCAGTTCTCGCTCTATGTGGCGTCCTTCGCGATGGAGGAGGACATCTGGAAATCCAGGGCGCGGGCGGACAACCTCAGTGAGGCGGAGGCGTGGGACCACATCCCGCCGGTGTTCGCGAACCTCTCCGCCACGCGATTCCCGGTCCTCACCTCGCTCGCCGGAGCCCTGACGAACGGTGATGCCGACGAGCGGTTCAACTTCGGCGTCGACCTGATGATCCAGGGTTTGAAGGCTCGCAAGGGGTAG